The following are encoded together in the Glycine soja cultivar W05 chromosome 5, ASM419377v2, whole genome shotgun sequence genome:
- the LOC114412395 gene encoding protein IRX15-LIKE-like → MKNTNTNTKLILLHPYIQKQGSSNRLWLLALVSILTLAFLVTLISTRESTFITTATSSVTPSSNNAPVSGFGSAPLPATVINTLLHYASKSNDTFHMPHSDLKPISDVLRKCSSPCNFLIFGLTPETLLWKALNHNGRTVFIDENRYYAAYYEELHPEIDAYDVQYTTKRSEMKELIASAKEQVANECKPVQNLLFSECKLGLNDLPNHVYEVDWDVILVDGPRGDWPDAPGRMSAIFTVGVLARSKKGGNPKTHVFLHDFSGEVEKVCGSEFLCNENLLEANGNLGHYVLERMDENSVQYCKNHSSSGSGAASSA, encoded by the coding sequence ATGAAgaacacaaacaccaacacgaAACTGATCCTCCTCCATCCTTATATCCAAAAACAAGGAAGCTCCAATCGCTTGTGGCTTCTAGCATTGGTATCAATCCTCACCCTCGCTTTTCTTGTTACCCTCATTTCCACAAGAGAATCCACCTTCATCACCACTGCAACTTCTTCTGTGACTCCCTCTTCAAATAATGCTCCAGTTTCTGGTTTTGGAAGTGCTCCTTTGCCAGCCACAGTGATCAACACTCTCCTCCACTATGCATCAAAATCCAATGACACCTTCCACATGCCACACTCAGACCTCAAACCCATCTCCGATGTGCTTCGAAAATGCTCCTCCCCATGCAACTTTCTCATCTTCGGCCTCACACCCGAAACCCTTCTCTGGAAAGCCCTCAACCACAACGGAAGAACGGTTTTCATCGACGAAAACCGCTACTACGCCGCGTATTACGAAGAACTGCACCCAGAAATTGATGCCTATGATGTTCAATACACCACCAAAAGGAGCGAGATGAAGGAGCTCATAGCCTCCGCGAAAGAACAAGTAGCCAATGAGTGCAAGCCGGTGCAGAATCTTCTTTTCTCCGAGTGCAAGCTGGGCCTCAATGACCTCCCCAACCATGTGTACGAGGTTGACTGGGACGTCATATTGGTTGACGGGCCACGCGGGGACTGGCCCGATGCTCCTGGCAGAATGTCAGCGATATTCACCGTTGGTGTTCTCGCCAGGAGCAAAAAGGGTGGGAACCCTAAGACTCATGTCTTCTTGCATGACTTCTCTGGGGAAGTGGAGAAGGTTTGTGGGAGTGAGTTTCTGTGCAATGAGAATTTATTGGAGGCAAATGGGAATTTGGGGCACTATGTGTTGGAAAGGATGGATGAGAATAGTGTGCAGTATTGTAAGAATCACTCGTCTTCTGGGTCAGGGGCTGCTTCATCAGCATAA